In Thermococcus sp. EP1, the genomic stretch TCCCCAAGGTAAGTGTGGAAGCCATAGGACCTCTAGGGAAGTCATACGCAACTACTGATGAAAATGGAAGCGCTTTGATAAACCTAAACGAAATTGGATTCGGAAGTATTAGAATAAAGGCAGAAAATGACGCATATATCGGAGCAGAGTCCATAATAACCGTTGAGAAACCCAAACCTCCAGAGACTGAAACTCCCTCTCCAACCACCACCCCTCTTCCAACGAATCAAACAAATCAAACGACGACACCAGTTCCCCCACCACAGCCAAAAGATTATGGAAACCTGCCTCTGATTTTAATACTTTCTGCACTCCTATTTGGGGGCACCTCATATGTGGCATTGTTTAAACCATTGAAATTCGAAGAACAACTAGACAAGTATTACTTTGTTAAAATAAAGGCTCCAAGACTCAGAGAGATACAAAACTTTAGATATGAAAGGGAAATAGATGCTGTAGAAGCCAGAGCAACAAAGGGAAAGGTAACCATTAAAGACGGCAAAATAATTTGGGAAATAGAAAAGCTAGAACCCAACGAAGAGGCATTTCTGCAGGTTATTCTTTAATCTTTAATTCTCTTTTTTGGAAAGATTTTTAAAAGACAAAATCTCATTAAGATAAGCATCTAAACGATGGTGAGGTGGTCAACATGGTTGATTGGGAATTAATGCAAAAAATTATCGAGGCACCTGGAGTTTCTGGATACGAATTTATGGGAATAAGGGATCTTGTCATAGAGTCATTGAAAGATTACGTAGACGAAGTAACTGTAGACAAGCTTGGGAATGTCATAGCACACAAAAAAGGAGAAGGCCCAAAAGTTATGGTAGCTGCTCATATGGATAAAATAGGGTTAATGGTCAATCACATAGATGAGAAAGGTTACTTACATGTGGTCAGAGTTGGAGGAGTTGATCCAAGAACCCTTGTAGCTCAGAGAGTTAGAATTTTCACTGAAAATGGAGAGATTTATGGAGTTGTTGGGCACATTCCTCCTCACCTGACAAAGCCAGAAGAGAGAAACAAAGCTGCCGATTGGGACACCATAGTTGTAGATGTAGGTGCTGATTCAAAAGAAGACGTTGAAAAAATGGGAATTAAAGTTGGAACAATCATGGAATTCGCCCCTGCCTTCACAAGGTTAGGCGAGAATCGCTTTGCCACACCTTATCTTGATGATAGAATCTGCCTTTATGCAATGATCGAAACAGCAAAGGCCTTAGAAGAGCACCAAGCAGACATATATTTTGTAGCAAGTGTTCAAGAAGAGGTAGGGTTAAGAGGAGCAAGAGTGGCAAGTTATGCAATTGATCCAGAAATTGGAATAGCCATGGATGTAACCTTTGCAAAACAACCAGGAGATAAAGGCAAAATAGTTCCAGAACTTGGAAAAGGCCCAGTAATGGACGTAGGGCCAAACATAAATCCCAAGGTAAGGAGCTTTGCTGAAGAAGTTGCCAAGAAGTATGAGATTCCACTTCAGATAGAACCAAGTCCTAGACCAACAGGAACAGACGCAAATATAATGCAAATAAACAGAGAAGGCGTTGCAACAGCCGTTCTTTCAATTCCAATAAAATATATGCACTCTCAAGTTGAACTAACAGACGCAAGGGATGTAGACAATACAATAAAACTGGCAAAGCACTTCCTTGAAGAACTCAAACCTATGAACCTCATCCCATAACCTAAAACCTTATCTTTTCTTAACCCCTATTATTTTTGGTGTTGTTTGTTGAAAAAAGGGGAGATTGAATACAGAGTTGAACTGGCTGAAAAAAGCCTTAACCTCATAAAAAGCGCCCTTCCAAAAAATTCAGAAGAATTCTTAGAATTAGGTCTATCCAAAGACGGAATATATAAGAGATTAGAATTTGCAATTCAGAATATTCTAGACAGCCTCAATGAAATAATCATTGCCCTGAATCTCGGCCCTTCAATAGGCTACAAGGATATTGTAGAAACCCTGCACAAAGAAGGAATCATTAAAGATGCTCTCAAAGAAAAGCTTGAATTCCTGATCCAGCTAAGAGAAGTGTTGATTTATGATTATGATCTTATTAGTGATGATATGGCGTTCCGAAACATGCCTGAATACCTCCAATTTATAGAGGAAAGCATAAAGTTTCTTAACTCTTTTCTGGAGGGCGAAAAGTGAAAATTGGCTTAATCCCCCTTGTAATGAAAGAAATTGAAGGGGAGATTTTGGAGAGCATTAGAAAGCATCTTGAAGATTTTTACTCCCAATTTGGCTTCAACGTAGAAATACTCCCAGAGACTACAATAAAAGACTTATTCTTCTCTTACGATTCTACAAGAGGACAGTTCTTAGGAAGGTTCTTTCTAATGAAAGTAGCTGAGATTAAAGGCATTAAAAGATTATCTGCAGGACTTGGAATTACAGATGCTGATCTATATGAAGAGGGGATGAACTTTATTTTTGGCCTCGCAAATCCTTATCTTAAGTCAGCTATAATATCCCTTGCTCGTCTAAAACCAACATTTTATGGGGAACATGATGGAAAGCTCTTAAAAGAAAGAGCAATAAAAGAAGCAATGCACGAGATAGGACACGCATTTGGCCTTAAACACTGTCCCAATCCAAAATGTGTCATGCATTTTTCAAATTCAATAATTGATACCGACTATAAAGGAAAAGACTACTGTGAAAAGTGCTTAAATACGTTAAAAAGAAACCTGAGGTGAAAAAATGATAGAAATCGAACTTAAAGGATATGCCAACGAGAAGATATTTGAAAGAGTGAGAGCAACCTTTAAGTTTATGAGAAAAGAAATTCATGAGGACATTTACTTTAATCACCCATGTAGAGATTTTTCCAAAACTGATGAAGCACTTAGAGTGAGAATTAAACGATTTAATGGTCATTTCGAAGCTTTGCTTACATATAAAGGACCAAAAATCGATGAATTATCAAAGACAAGAAAGGAGATCGAGGTAAACATAGATAACATTGAAACGTACATTGAGCTTCTTCATGCCCTAGGATTCAAAGAGGTTCTAACTGTAAAAAAGACCAGAGAGAAATACTACATTGAAAAAGGTGTTACCATAACCTTAGACGAGATAGAAGGACTAGGAAAGTTTGTCGAGATAGAAAAGTTAGCAAAAGATGAAAAAGAAGTAGAAAGAGAAGTTAAAAGACTACTAGGTATTTTAAAGTCCCTTGGGATTGAACGGTTTGAGAGAAAATCCTACCTAGAACTCCTAATGGAAAAACTCAACCTCTCAGAAGGGCCTTGATGGCTTTTATCAATTCTTTATCATTAAGAGCTGCTCTCTCTAGAAGCCCTCTTTTCTTTAGTTCCGCCCCTACCTTTACACTTGTGGGGATTCTAATCCCAAGACCTCTTAAAAACTCTGCTTCCTCAAACACATCCCTTGGCTTACCTTCCATGACAAGTTCGCCCTTATCGAGGACAATTATTCTATCGGCAAAGTCAAAGAGATACTCAGTGTTGTGTTCTACCAGAACTATAGTAATTCCT encodes the following:
- a CDS encoding lysyl aminopeptidase, producing the protein MVDWELMQKIIEAPGVSGYEFMGIRDLVIESLKDYVDEVTVDKLGNVIAHKKGEGPKVMVAAHMDKIGLMVNHIDEKGYLHVVRVGGVDPRTLVAQRVRIFTENGEIYGVVGHIPPHLTKPEERNKAADWDTIVVDVGADSKEDVEKMGIKVGTIMEFAPAFTRLGENRFATPYLDDRICLYAMIETAKALEEHQADIYFVASVQEEVGLRGARVASYAIDPEIGIAMDVTFAKQPGDKGKIVPELGKGPVMDVGPNINPKVRSFAEEVAKKYEIPLQIEPSPRPTGTDANIMQINREGVATAVLSIPIKYMHSQVELTDARDVDNTIKLAKHFLEELKPMNLIP
- a CDS encoding DUF86 domain-containing protein; its protein translation is MKKGEIEYRVELAEKSLNLIKSALPKNSEEFLELGLSKDGIYKRLEFAIQNILDSLNEIIIALNLGPSIGYKDIVETLHKEGIIKDALKEKLEFLIQLREVLIYDYDLISDDMAFRNMPEYLQFIEESIKFLNSFLEGEK
- a CDS encoding archaemetzincin family Zn-dependent metalloprotease, with the translated sequence MKIGLIPLVMKEIEGEILESIRKHLEDFYSQFGFNVEILPETTIKDLFFSYDSTRGQFLGRFFLMKVAEIKGIKRLSAGLGITDADLYEEGMNFIFGLANPYLKSAIISLARLKPTFYGEHDGKLLKERAIKEAMHEIGHAFGLKHCPNPKCVMHFSNSIIDTDYKGKDYCEKCLNTLKRNLR
- the cyaB gene encoding class IV adenylate cyclase — its product is MIEIELKGYANEKIFERVRATFKFMRKEIHEDIYFNHPCRDFSKTDEALRVRIKRFNGHFEALLTYKGPKIDELSKTRKEIEVNIDNIETYIELLHALGFKEVLTVKKTREKYYIEKGVTITLDEIEGLGKFVEIEKLAKDEKEVEREVKRLLGILKSLGIERFERKSYLELLMEKLNLSEGP